From the Primulina tabacum isolate GXHZ01 chromosome 15, ASM2559414v2, whole genome shotgun sequence genome, one window contains:
- the LOC142525778 gene encoding protein TUNICAMYCIN INDUCED 1-like has product MRHKLGNIFWLLDLQYFNQFYKLQHLKVRSRNSYAHIMHSVSGIDLKGEATALLAPDQFSTLWPVTSINGSNSNLLGFEALLSSVLGPKANKEGSFKLLKADVSAQTFVKISFGVEKKIKDGNEFSFEGFPEWRTKPKSVMMHFEVLAKVDGSKVVPEKVVQVNPVIAEDSVAPNILNGNTSMSKIPIVYTPRNPFSL; this is encoded by the coding sequence ATGAGGCACAAGCTGGGAAATATTTTTTGGCTGCTAGATCTCCAATATTTTAACCAATTTTACAAGTTGCAACATCTGAAAGTGCGCTCTCGAAATAGTTATGCTCACATAATGCACTCTGTATCAGGCATTGACCTCAAAGGAGAAGCAACCGCTCTTCTCGCACCTGACCAGTTTAGCACATTGTGGCCTGTCACATCCATTAATGGCTCGAACTCAAACTTGCTTGGTTTCGAAGCGCTGCTCTCTTCTGTTTTGGGCCCCAAAGCTAACAAGGAGGGTTCCTTTAAGCTCTTGAAGGCTGATGTATCCGCCCAAACTTTTGTAAAGATAAGTTTTGGAGTTGAGAAGAAGATAAAAGACGGGAATGAATTCTCGTTTGAGGGATTCCCAGAATGGAGAACTAAGCCTAAGTCTGTAATGATGCATTTTGAGGTGTTGGCTAAGGTTGATGGGAGTAAGGTTGTTCCAGAGAAGGTCGTACAGGTGAATCCTGTGATAGCAGAGGATTCTGTGGCACCCAACATCCTTAACGGTAACACCTCCATGTCGAAGATTCCTATAGTTTATACACCTCGGAATCCGTTCTCACTTTGA